The Thermus filiformis genome contains a region encoding:
- the upp gene encoding uracil phosphoribosyltransferase gives MRITLVDHPLIQHKLAHIRDKNTGSKDFRELMSEVSLLMAYEAMRDLELEEKEVETPVARARVRVLSGKKLALVAILRAGLVMVDGILKLVPAARVGHIGLYRDPETLSPVQYYAKLPSDIAERRVFLLDPMLATGGSASHALALLKEKGATGIKLMSIIAAPEGLERIARDHPETEVVVAAVDERLNDHGYIVPGLGDAGDRIYGTK, from the coding sequence ATGCGGATTACCCTGGTGGACCACCCCCTGATCCAGCACAAGCTGGCCCACATCCGGGACAAGAACACGGGGAGCAAGGACTTCCGCGAGCTGATGAGCGAGGTCTCCCTCCTCATGGCCTACGAGGCCATGCGGGACCTGGAGCTCGAGGAGAAGGAGGTGGAGACCCCCGTGGCGAGGGCACGGGTGCGGGTCCTTTCCGGGAAGAAGCTCGCCCTGGTGGCCATCTTAAGGGCGGGCCTGGTGATGGTGGACGGCATCTTGAAGCTGGTCCCCGCCGCCCGGGTGGGCCACATCGGCCTCTACCGGGACCCCGAGACCCTGAGCCCCGTCCAGTATTACGCCAAGCTCCCCTCGGACATCGCCGAGCGCCGGGTCTTCCTCCTGGACCCCATGCTGGCCACCGGGGGAAGCGCGAGCCACGCCCTCGCCCTCCTCAAGGAGAAGGGGGCCACGGGCATCAAGCTCATGTCCATCATCGCCGCCCCCGAGGGGCTGGAGCGGATCGCCCGGGACCACCCCGAGACCGAGGTGGTGGTGGCCGCGGTGGACGAGCGCCTGAACGACCACGGCTACATCGTCCCAGGCCTGGGGGACGCGGGGGACCGCATCTACGGCACGAAATGA
- a CDS encoding phosphotransferase family protein, which produces MSLAGLLATLEPLGGFEARVYAEKDRVYKVYAPKERHLAWLEAQNLARAGHGAMVLKVEEVEGHGLLVLRRFPGQPFSREAFTPTLLGALSAYFQALHRLPEPGKVEEEALLARLEGFLEVLHDLPEARGLLEALKKEVKRVAGLERAFCHRDPWAGNVLVRAEGAGEPVFLVDWARAGGDDPARDLAILKTGSLDLLGEASGEALARLVRSYPRSAEVWARLRFWVPLTYLHDLVWFRTKAREGFAQAVAEKLPLALRFFRDPPALW; this is translated from the coding sequence GTGAGCCTGGCGGGGCTTCTCGCCACCCTCGAGCCCCTGGGGGGGTTTGAGGCCCGGGTCTACGCCGAGAAGGACCGGGTCTACAAGGTCTACGCCCCCAAGGAGCGGCACCTGGCCTGGCTCGAGGCCCAAAACCTGGCCCGGGCGGGGCACGGGGCCATGGTCCTTAAGGTGGAGGAGGTGGAGGGGCACGGCCTTCTGGTCCTGCGGCGGTTCCCCGGCCAGCCCTTCTCCCGGGAGGCCTTCACCCCCACCCTTTTGGGGGCGCTTTCCGCCTACTTCCAGGCCCTCCACCGCCTCCCCGAGCCGGGGAAGGTGGAAGAGGAAGCCCTCCTGGCCCGGCTGGAAGGCTTTTTGGAGGTGCTCCACGATCTCCCGGAGGCCCGGGGCCTCCTCGAGGCCCTGAAGAAGGAGGTGAAGCGGGTGGCGGGGCTGGAGCGGGCCTTCTGCCACCGGGACCCCTGGGCGGGGAACGTCCTGGTGCGGGCCGAGGGGGCGGGGGAGCCGGTCTTCCTGGTGGACTGGGCCCGGGCCGGGGGGGACGACCCCGCCCGGGACCTGGCCATCCTCAAGACGGGGAGCCTGGACCTTCTGGGGGAGGCCTCCGGCGAGGCCCTGGCCCGCCTGGTCCGCTCCTACCCCCGCTCGGCGGAGGTCTGGGCCCGGCTCCGCTTCTGGGTCCCCCTGACCTACCTGCACGACCTGGTCTGGTTCCGCACCAAGGCCCGGGAGGGGTTCGCCCAGGCGGTGGCGGAAAAGCTTCCCCTGGCCCTCCGCTTCTTCCGCGACCCCCCTGCGCTGTGGTAG
- a CDS encoding radical SAM protein, whose product MRVEFRPEATVVGLGDRVLSFDREGRLYHFFDRGRTYRRALDGSLHLRHREGERKRRRLGREEALEVYARAYRLAEGARLGERREEVLRWSPEALLDDTPYRLAYTWPVSILPPDQYLAVVLQATFGCTWNRCLFCTFYQDRAFRARPLSEFLEHLDRVRALLGRGVSLRRGVFLGDGNALALGERLIPLLEAAQKVFPQEVAAFLDVYTGVRKEASFWERLRALGLRRVYLGLETGSRRLLRLLNKPGDPEEALELVRALKRAGLWVGVILMVGAGGRAFREEHFAQSLDLLARLGLEREDLVYLSPFVEDPASPYARLGLEPLDPEEELPRFARAVRGLGLRAARYDIREFLY is encoded by the coding sequence GTGCGGGTGGAGTTTCGTCCCGAAGCCACGGTGGTGGGCCTGGGGGACCGGGTCCTCTCCTTTGACCGGGAGGGGCGGCTGTACCACTTCTTTGACCGGGGCCGCACCTATAGGCGCGCCCTGGACGGAAGCCTGCACCTGCGCCACCGGGAAGGGGAGAGGAAGCGGCGTCGGCTCGGCCGGGAGGAGGCCTTGGAGGTCTACGCCCGGGCCTACCGCCTGGCGGAGGGGGCAAGGCTGGGCGAGCGCCGGGAGGAGGTCCTCCGCTGGAGCCCGGAGGCCCTTCTGGACGACACCCCTTACCGCCTGGCCTACACCTGGCCGGTCTCCATCCTCCCCCCGGACCAGTACCTGGCCGTGGTGCTCCAGGCCACCTTCGGCTGCACCTGGAACCGCTGCCTCTTCTGCACCTTCTACCAGGACCGCGCCTTCCGGGCCCGCCCTCTTTCCGAGTTCCTGGAGCACCTGGACCGGGTCCGGGCCCTTTTGGGCCGGGGGGTGTCCCTGCGGCGGGGGGTGTTTTTGGGGGACGGGAACGCCCTGGCCTTGGGGGAGCGCCTCATCCCCCTCCTCGAGGCCGCCCAAAAAGTTTTCCCCCAGGAGGTGGCGGCCTTTTTGGACGTGTACACGGGGGTGCGGAAGGAGGCTTCCTTCTGGGAAAGGCTTCGGGCGCTCGGCCTGCGGCGGGTCTACCTGGGCCTGGAGACGGGCTCGAGGCGGCTCCTCCGCCTCCTCAACAAGCCGGGGGACCCGGAGGAGGCCCTGGAGCTGGTCCGGGCCCTGAAGCGGGCGGGGCTTTGGGTGGGGGTCATCCTGATGGTGGGGGCGGGGGGGAGGGCCTTCCGGGAGGAGCACTTCGCCCAAAGCCTGGACCTTTTGGCCCGGCTCGGCCTGGAGCGGGAGGACCTGGTCTACCTCTCCCCCTTCGTGGAGGACCCCGCCTCCCCCTACGCCCGGCTGGGCCTCGAGCCCTTGGACCCGGAGGAGGAGCTTCCCCGCTTCGCCCGGGCCGTGCGGGGTCTGGGCCTCCGGGCGGCCCGGTACGACATCCGGGAGTTCCTCTACTGA
- a CDS encoding CDGSH iron-sulfur domain-containing protein: protein MKLRFREDGPYVLDLEEGTRFLLNGEERRLARPKLALCRCGQSQDKPFCDGTHKRVGFTAPAGELEVQ from the coding sequence ATGAAGCTCCGCTTCCGGGAAGACGGCCCGTACGTCCTGGACCTGGAGGAGGGCACCCGCTTCCTCCTGAATGGGGAAGAAAGGCGGCTCGCCCGGCCCAAGCTGGCCCTTTGCCGCTGCGGCCAATCCCAGGACAAGCCCTTCTGCGACGGCACCCACAAACGGGTGGGCTTCACCGCCCCCGCGGGCGAGCTGGAGGTTCAGTAG
- the miaB gene encoding tRNA (N6-isopentenyl adenosine(37)-C2)-methylthiotransferase MiaB, translated as MRAHIVTFGCQMNEYDSHLVASELVSLGWELVDTVEEADFVLVNTCAVRGKPVEKVRSLLGKLRKEKERRGLLIGLMGCLAQLDEGKQMAQKFGVDVLLGPGALTSLPEALKGNERFWDLTFRDDLLDYIPPPPKGALSAHVTIIRGCNHHCTYCIVPTTRGPEVSRHPDLILKEVELLKQAGVVEVTLLGQNVNSYGKDQPGFPSFAELLRMVGGMGIPRVRFLTSHPVNFTDDILEAIAETPAICRYIHLPVQSGSDRVLRRMAREYRRGFYLDRIRRIQEVLPDAVLSTDIIVGFPGETEEDFQETLSLYDEVGYDQAYMFIYSPRPGTPAYKHFQDLPREVKVERLKRLIEKQKEWSYRRNLAWVGKTVEVLVRGAAKEEGYVQGHDRGNHPVLIPAEQAPRPGLYRVEVKQATPHLLFGEVVGATASAPIPLPVA; from the coding sequence ATGCGCGCCCACATCGTAACCTTCGGCTGTCAGATGAACGAGTACGACTCCCACCTGGTGGCGAGCGAGCTGGTGAGCCTGGGGTGGGAGCTGGTGGACACGGTGGAGGAGGCGGACTTCGTCCTGGTCAACACCTGCGCGGTGCGGGGCAAGCCGGTGGAGAAGGTCCGCTCCCTCCTGGGGAAGCTTCGCAAGGAGAAGGAAAGGCGGGGCCTCCTCATCGGCCTGATGGGCTGCCTGGCCCAGCTGGACGAGGGCAAGCAGATGGCCCAAAAGTTCGGGGTGGACGTCCTTTTGGGCCCCGGGGCCCTCACCTCCTTGCCGGAGGCCCTTAAGGGGAACGAGCGCTTCTGGGACCTCACCTTCCGGGACGACCTTTTGGACTACATCCCCCCGCCCCCCAAGGGGGCCCTCTCCGCCCACGTGACCATCATCCGCGGGTGCAACCACCACTGCACCTACTGCATCGTCCCCACCACCCGCGGCCCCGAGGTCTCCCGCCACCCCGACCTCATCCTGAAGGAGGTGGAGCTTTTGAAGCAGGCGGGGGTGGTGGAGGTCACCCTCCTCGGCCAGAACGTGAACTCCTACGGCAAGGACCAGCCGGGCTTTCCCAGCTTCGCCGAGCTCCTCAGGATGGTGGGCGGGATGGGCATCCCCCGGGTGCGCTTCCTGACGAGCCACCCGGTGAACTTCACCGACGATATCCTCGAGGCCATCGCCGAGACCCCCGCTATTTGCCGCTACATCCACCTCCCCGTCCAGTCGGGCTCGGACCGGGTCCTGCGCCGGATGGCCCGGGAGTACCGCCGGGGCTTCTACCTGGACCGGATCCGGAGGATACAGGAGGTCCTGCCGGACGCCGTCCTTTCCACCGACATCATCGTGGGCTTCCCCGGGGAGACGGAGGAGGACTTTCAGGAAACCCTTTCCCTCTACGACGAGGTGGGCTACGACCAGGCCTACATGTTCATCTACTCCCCCCGCCCCGGCACCCCCGCCTACAAGCACTTCCAGGACCTGCCGCGCGAGGTGAAGGTGGAAAGGCTAAAGCGCCTTATTGAGAAGCAGAAGGAGTGGAGCTACCGGAGGAACCTGGCCTGGGTGGGGAAGACGGTGGAGGTCCTGGTGCGGGGGGCGGCCAAGGAGGAGGGGTACGTCCAGGGGCACGACCGGGGGAACCACCCCGTCCTCATTCCGGCGGAGCAGGCCCCCCGGCCGGGGCTTTACCGGGTGGAGGTCAAGCAGGCCACGCCCCACCTCCTCTTCGGAGAGGTGGTGGGGGCCACGGCTTCCGCCCCCATCCCTCTGCCCGTGGCCTAG
- a CDS encoding FAD-dependent oxidoreductase codes for MEREAEVVVLGAGVAGLAVARALAERGRRVLVVAERLGEASRVPVALVNPVRGKRGVLVPEGAWALEVARAFYAPFAELRFGLLRPVPEAERERWALRLQDLPHTWRREGLFLPTAFWLEPRPLLERLAQGLEVVLGRAVAWDGALHLEDGRRLRPEVLVYAGGAKGAGLFRLGGRFVAGLTLLLEAWVEPALSHRVSLAGNALGGSYLDREEYEEPPPSEGEVEWLLQGAEALLGYRPKVVAAWRGVRLRLPEPLFPIPGGYALAGLGSTGFLLAPLLARRLADKL; via the coding sequence GTGGAGCGGGAGGCCGAGGTGGTGGTCCTGGGGGCCGGGGTGGCGGGGCTCGCGGTGGCCCGGGCTTTGGCCGAGCGGGGAAGGCGGGTTTTGGTGGTGGCGGAGCGCCTGGGAGAGGCGAGCCGGGTGCCGGTGGCCTTGGTGAACCCTGTGCGGGGGAAGCGGGGGGTTTTGGTGCCGGAGGGGGCTTGGGCCCTGGAGGTGGCCCGGGCCTTCTACGCCCCTTTCGCCGAGCTCCGCTTCGGCCTCCTCCGGCCCGTCCCCGAGGCGGAGCGGGAGCGGTGGGCGTTGCGCCTTCAGGACCTTCCCCACACCTGGCGGCGGGAGGGGCTCTTTCTCCCCACAGCCTTCTGGCTCGAGCCCCGGCCCCTCCTGGAGCGCCTGGCCCAGGGGCTCGAGGTGGTCCTAGGCCGGGCGGTGGCCTGGGACGGCGCCCTCCACCTGGAGGACGGCCGCCGCCTCCGGCCGGAGGTCCTGGTCTACGCGGGGGGGGCCAAGGGGGCGGGGCTTTTCCGCCTGGGAGGGCGGTTCGTGGCCGGGCTCACCCTCCTTTTGGAGGCGTGGGTGGAGCCCGCCTTGAGCCACCGGGTCTCCCTGGCGGGGAACGCCCTCGGGGGGAGTTACCTGGACCGGGAGGAATACGAGGAGCCTCCCCCGTCCGAAGGGGAGGTGGAGTGGCTTTTGCAGGGGGCCGAGGCCCTTCTGGGCTACAGGCCCAAGGTGGTGGCCGCCTGGCGGGGGGTGCGCCTGCGGCTTCCCGAGCCCCTCTTCCCCATCCCCGGGGGGTACGCCCTTGCCGGGCTGGGCTCCACGGGCTTCCTCCTGGCCCCCCTCCTCGCCCGCCGGCTTGCGGATAAGCTTTAG
- a CDS encoding molybdenum cofactor guanylyltransferase, producing the protein MYTGAVLAGGRSRRFGEDKALYVYRGKPLMAWVLESLGGAEERFIVANRPYAFGVPVYPDLLPGADSLSGLHTALVHAQNPWVAVAACDLPFLSRAYWDFLYGLALASPYPVVVPWNPEGHLEPLMAFYHKDALPQVERQIRSGDFLLRRVMEALGATYVPAEEVVARFGREVYLNANRKEELP; encoded by the coding sequence ATGTACACGGGCGCGGTCCTGGCCGGGGGGAGGTCCCGCCGCTTTGGGGAGGACAAGGCCCTTTACGTCTACCGGGGCAAGCCCCTCATGGCCTGGGTCCTGGAGAGCCTGGGAGGGGCAGAGGAGCGGTTCATCGTGGCCAACCGGCCCTACGCCTTCGGCGTGCCCGTCTACCCCGACCTCCTCCCGGGGGCGGACAGCCTCTCCGGCCTCCACACCGCCCTCGTCCACGCCCAGAACCCCTGGGTGGCGGTGGCCGCCTGCGACCTCCCCTTCCTCAGCCGGGCCTACTGGGACTTCCTCTACGGCCTCGCCCTGGCTTCCCCCTACCCGGTGGTGGTCCCCTGGAACCCGGAGGGCCACCTCGAGCCCCTCATGGCCTTCTACCACAAGGACGCTCTGCCCCAGGTGGAGCGGCAGATCCGCTCCGGGGACTTCCTCCTCCGCCGGGTGATGGAGGCCCTGGGGGCCACCTACGTCCCCGCGGAGGAGGTGGTGGCCCGCTTCGGGCGGGAGGTCTACCTCAACGCCAACCGCAAGGAGGAGCTTCCCTAA
- the lon gene encoding endopeptidase La: MKEPLLTLELPVLPLRNTVVLPHVTTAVDVGRPRSKRAVEEALQGDRFIFLVTQKDPEVDNPEPEDLYEHGTLAVVKQALRLPDGSLQVMVEARNRARLVRYVAAPYLRAIGEVLPEGPLEDKELARILVSEVQEAFERYLQNHKTLKLDRYQQEAIKSTLDPAILADTVAHHATWEVREKQELLETLSVEERLKRVLALLLRDLERFELDKKIAARVKEQMDQNQREYYLREQMRAIQKELGGGEDFLTEIEELRERIEKKGMPEPVKEKALKELKRLEKMQPGSPEATVSRTYLDWLLDVPWTEADPEVLDISVTRRVLDEDHYGLKEVKERILEYLAVRQLTQGKEVKGHAPILCFVGPPGVGKTSLGKSIARSMNRRFHRISLGGVRDEAEIRGHRRTYIGALPGKIIQGMKQVGVVNPVFLLDEIDKMSSDWRGDPASAMLEVLDPEQNHTFTDHYLDVPYDLSKVFFITTANTLSTIPRPLLDRMEVIEIPGYTLPEKRAIACHFRWPFQVKEAGLEGRLEITDRAIDRIAQEYTREAGVRNLDRELSKVARKAAKDFLEAPWEGVRVVDAEDLEAYLGVPKYRPDRAEKAPQVGAAQGLAWTPYGGTLLTIEAVAVPGTGKVNLTGNLGEVMKESAHAALTYLRAHREEWGLPEGFHKDFDLHIHVPEGATPKDGPSAGITMATALASALTGRPVRMDIAMTGEITLRGKVLPIGGVKEKLLAAHQAGIRQVILPKENAPELKEVPEEILKDLEILFVEEVGEVLKLLLLPPAPPPLGQGDRPQPGLGV, encoded by the coding sequence ATGAAGGAGCCTCTTTTGACGCTGGAACTTCCCGTCCTTCCCCTGCGCAACACCGTCGTCCTCCCCCACGTGACCACGGCGGTGGACGTGGGCCGGCCCAGGAGCAAGCGGGCCGTGGAGGAGGCCCTCCAGGGGGACCGGTTCATCTTCCTGGTCACCCAGAAGGACCCCGAGGTGGACAACCCCGAGCCCGAGGACCTCTACGAGCACGGCACCCTGGCCGTGGTGAAGCAGGCCCTGCGCCTGCCGGACGGCTCCTTGCAGGTGATGGTGGAGGCGCGCAACCGCGCCCGCCTCGTCCGCTACGTGGCCGCCCCTTACCTTAGGGCCATCGGCGAGGTCCTGCCGGAGGGGCCCCTGGAGGACAAGGAACTCGCCCGCATCCTGGTCTCGGAGGTACAGGAGGCCTTTGAGCGCTACCTGCAGAACCACAAGACCCTCAAGCTGGACCGCTACCAGCAGGAGGCGATCAAGAGCACCCTGGACCCCGCCATCCTGGCCGACACCGTGGCCCACCACGCCACCTGGGAGGTCCGGGAGAAGCAGGAGCTTCTGGAGACCCTCTCGGTGGAGGAGCGGCTGAAGCGGGTCCTGGCCCTCCTCCTTAGGGACCTGGAGCGGTTTGAGCTGGACAAGAAGATCGCCGCCCGGGTCAAGGAGCAGATGGACCAGAACCAGCGGGAGTACTACCTCCGGGAGCAGATGCGGGCCATCCAGAAGGAGCTCGGCGGGGGGGAGGACTTCCTCACCGAGATCGAGGAGCTCCGGGAGCGCATAGAGAAGAAGGGCATGCCCGAGCCCGTGAAGGAAAAGGCCCTGAAGGAGCTCAAGCGGCTGGAGAAGATGCAGCCGGGCTCCCCCGAGGCCACGGTGAGCCGGACCTACCTAGACTGGCTCCTGGACGTCCCCTGGACCGAGGCCGACCCCGAGGTCCTGGACATCTCCGTCACCCGGCGCGTCCTGGACGAGGACCACTACGGCCTCAAGGAGGTGAAGGAGCGCATCCTGGAGTACCTGGCGGTGCGCCAGCTCACCCAGGGGAAGGAGGTGAAGGGCCACGCCCCCATCCTCTGCTTCGTGGGGCCGCCGGGGGTGGGCAAGACCTCCTTGGGCAAGAGCATCGCCCGGAGCATGAACCGCCGCTTCCACCGCATCTCCTTGGGCGGGGTGCGGGACGAGGCGGAGATCCGGGGGCACCGGCGCACCTACATCGGGGCCCTCCCTGGCAAGATCATCCAGGGGATGAAGCAGGTGGGGGTGGTCAACCCCGTCTTCCTCCTGGACGAGATTGACAAGATGAGCTCCGACTGGCGGGGCGACCCGGCGAGCGCCATGCTCGAGGTCCTGGACCCCGAGCAGAACCACACCTTCACCGACCACTACCTGGACGTGCCCTACGACCTCTCCAAGGTCTTCTTCATCACCACCGCCAACACCCTCTCCACCATCCCGAGGCCCCTTTTGGACCGGATGGAGGTGATTGAGATCCCCGGGTACACCCTGCCCGAGAAGCGGGCCATCGCCTGCCACTTCCGCTGGCCCTTCCAGGTGAAGGAGGCGGGGCTCGAGGGCCGGCTGGAGATCACCGACCGGGCCATTGACCGCATCGCCCAGGAGTACACCCGGGAGGCGGGGGTGCGCAACCTGGACCGGGAGCTTTCCAAGGTGGCCCGGAAGGCGGCCAAGGACTTCCTCGAGGCCCCCTGGGAGGGGGTGCGGGTGGTGGACGCCGAGGACCTGGAGGCCTACCTGGGCGTGCCTAAGTACCGCCCCGACCGGGCGGAGAAGGCCCCCCAGGTGGGGGCGGCCCAGGGCCTGGCCTGGACCCCCTACGGGGGCACCCTCCTCACCATCGAGGCCGTGGCCGTCCCCGGCACCGGCAAGGTCAACCTCACCGGGAACCTGGGCGAGGTGATGAAGGAGTCGGCCCACGCCGCCCTCACCTACCTAAGGGCCCACCGGGAGGAGTGGGGGCTCCCAGAGGGCTTCCACAAGGACTTTGACCTCCACATCCACGTCCCCGAGGGGGCCACGCCCAAGGACGGCCCCTCCGCCGGCATCACCATGGCCACCGCCTTGGCGAGCGCCCTCACCGGCCGCCCGGTGCGCATGGACATCGCCATGACCGGGGAGATCACCCTAAGGGGCAAAGTCCTCCCCATCGGCGGGGTGAAGGAAAAGCTCCTCGCCGCCCACCAGGCGGGGATCCGGCAGGTGATCCTCCCCAAGGAGAACGCCCCCGAGCTCAAGGAGGTGCCGGAGGAGATCCTGAAGGACCTGGAGATCCTCTTCGTGGAGGAGGTGGGGGAGGTCCTAAAGCTCCTCCTCCTTCCCCCCGCCCCGCCCCCCCTGGGCCAGGGGGACCGGCCCCAGCCGGGGCTGGGGGTATAA
- a CDS encoding quinone-dependent dihydroorotate dehydrogenase — protein sequence MHRLLFALDPEAAHELALALLVFWSERGPLLEVPAQLLRVEDPRLRVEALGLSFPNPLGLAAGMDKDARALAAWWALGFGFAEVGTLTPRPQEGNPRPRLFRLPEDRALINRMGFNNRGAEAAAERLRRFRARELAFPVGVNLGKNRDTPLERAAEDYLKALRVLEPHGDYFVLNVSSPNTPGLRTLQEGPFLDELLARLRPATAKPLLLKVAPDLSWEALDQVAALALKHRLQGLVAVNTTLAREGLRSPLAREAGGLSGRPLKGRALEVLKHLAQIPGLALVSVGGVETALDLWERLKAGARLVQVYTGFVYGGPLFPRRLLLGLLRILEAEGIRSLAEL from the coding sequence ATGCACCGGCTCCTTTTCGCCCTGGACCCCGAGGCGGCGCACGAGCTGGCCCTGGCCCTTTTGGTCTTCTGGTCGGAGAGGGGGCCCTTGCTGGAGGTGCCGGCGCAGCTTCTTCGGGTGGAGGACCCCAGGCTCCGGGTGGAGGCCCTGGGCCTTTCCTTCCCCAACCCCTTGGGCCTGGCGGCGGGGATGGACAAGGACGCCCGGGCCCTTGCCGCCTGGTGGGCCCTGGGCTTCGGCTTCGCCGAGGTGGGGACCCTCACCCCAAGGCCCCAGGAGGGGAACCCAAGGCCGAGGCTCTTCCGGCTTCCCGAGGACCGGGCCCTCATCAACCGCATGGGCTTCAACAACCGGGGGGCCGAGGCGGCGGCGGAAAGGCTTCGGCGCTTCCGGGCGCGGGAGCTGGCCTTTCCCGTGGGGGTCAACCTGGGGAAGAACCGGGATACGCCCCTAGAGCGGGCGGCGGAGGACTACCTAAAGGCCCTGAGGGTCCTGGAGCCCCACGGGGACTACTTCGTCCTGAACGTGAGCTCCCCCAACACCCCGGGGCTTCGCACCCTCCAGGAAGGCCCTTTTTTGGACGAGCTCCTCGCCCGGCTCCGCCCCGCCACGGCCAAGCCCCTCCTCCTCAAGGTGGCCCCGGACCTCTCCTGGGAGGCCCTGGACCAGGTGGCGGCCCTCGCCCTAAAACACCGCCTCCAGGGCCTGGTGGCGGTGAACACCACCCTGGCCCGGGAGGGGCTCCGTAGTCCCTTGGCCCGCGAGGCCGGGGGGCTTTCCGGCAGGCCCCTGAAGGGAAGAGCCCTGGAGGTCCTCAAGCACCTGGCCCAAATCCCGGGCCTCGCCCTGGTGAGCGTGGGCGGGGTGGAGACCGCTTTGGACCTTTGGGAGCGGCTGAAGGCGGGGGCGAGGCTGGTCCAGGTCTACACGGGCTTCGTCTACGGGGGGCCCCTCTTCCCCCGGCGCCTTCTCCTGGGGCTTTTGCGGATCCTCGAGGCCGAGGGAATCCGCTCCCTGGCCGAGCTCTAG
- a CDS encoding Uma2 family endonuclease, protein MLKTLLEADALGLKLEWVGGLPLWEAHPTYRHQKAVDRIRASIRPKEGGCGCVHVADVYIRFPDGSYTRPDISIFCQEPEETDEALSLLPEAVVEVVSRGYEAKDLEIGPRFYLSQGVKDVVVFDPYTLLVLHLRQDGAWRHVSPVELTLRSGCRLVV, encoded by the coding sequence ATGCTGAAGACGCTTCTGGAGGCGGACGCCCTCGGCCTTAAGCTGGAGTGGGTGGGCGGGCTTCCCCTCTGGGAGGCCCACCCCACCTACCGCCACCAGAAGGCGGTGGACCGCATCCGGGCAAGCATCCGGCCAAAAGAGGGAGGGTGCGGGTGCGTCCACGTGGCGGACGTCTACATACGCTTCCCCGACGGGTCCTACACGCGGCCCGACATCTCCATCTTCTGCCAGGAGCCGGAGGAGACGGACGAGGCCCTATCCCTCCTGCCAGAAGCGGTGGTGGAGGTGGTGAGCCGGGGATACGAGGCCAAGGACCTGGAGATCGGACCCCGCTTCTACCTCTCCCAGGGGGTGAAGGACGTGGTGGTCTTTGACCCCTACACCCTCCTGGTCCTCCACCTGCGCCAGGACGGGGCCTGGCGGCACGTCTCCCCCGTGGAGCTCACCCTCCGCTCGGGCTGCCGGCTCGTCGTCTAG
- a CDS encoding dihydroorotase yields MRLLIRNVRLLDARGERGPGDVYVVEGRISFTPAPVDEVVEGEGRYLVPGFLDLHAHLREPGQEAKEDLASGLLAAAKGGYTDVVSMPNTLPPVDAPEAVAALRERGRALGLARLHVAAALTLGQEGKRITEAALLKAAGAVLLTDDGRTNEDAGVLALGLVQAGAWGLPVAVHAEDASLRGNGVMNQGALSEELGLPGNPPEAESARIARDLEVLRYALRQAKGRPRLHVQHLSTRRGVELLREAKRAGLPVTAEATPHHLTLTEERLRSLDPLYKVAPPLRTEEDREALLEGLLDGTVDAVATDHAPHTQAEKEMDLLRAPFGIPSLEVAFPLLYTELYVKRGLPLARLVELFTDGPRRVLGLPPLHLEEGAEASLALIDPAPKRVEPSRFASKARYSPWAGWVLEGWPVLTLVEGRVVHRVV; encoded by the coding sequence ATGAGGCTCTTGATTCGGAACGTGCGCCTTCTGGACGCAAGGGGCGAGCGGGGTCCCGGGGACGTTTACGTGGTGGAGGGGCGGATCTCCTTCACCCCCGCCCCGGTGGACGAGGTGGTGGAGGGGGAGGGGCGGTACCTGGTCCCCGGGTTCTTGGACCTGCACGCCCACCTGCGCGAGCCCGGCCAGGAGGCCAAGGAGGACCTGGCCTCGGGCCTTTTGGCGGCGGCGAAGGGCGGCTACACGGACGTGGTCTCCATGCCCAACACCCTCCCGCCCGTGGACGCCCCGGAGGCGGTGGCCGCCCTCCGGGAAAGGGGCCGGGCTTTGGGCCTGGCCCGGCTCCATGTGGCGGCCGCCCTCACCCTGGGCCAGGAGGGGAAGCGGATCACGGAGGCGGCCCTTCTGAAGGCGGCGGGGGCCGTCCTCCTCACGGACGACGGCCGGACGAACGAGGACGCGGGCGTCTTGGCCCTGGGCCTGGTCCAGGCGGGGGCCTGGGGCCTGCCGGTGGCGGTGCACGCGGAGGACGCCTCCTTGCGGGGAAACGGCGTGATGAACCAGGGGGCCCTCTCCGAGGAGCTGGGCCTGCCCGGGAACCCCCCCGAGGCCGAGTCCGCCCGCATCGCCCGGGACCTGGAGGTCCTCCGCTACGCCCTGAGGCAGGCCAAGGGGAGGCCCCGGCTCCACGTCCAGCACCTCTCCACCCGGCGGGGGGTGGAGCTCCTCCGGGAGGCCAAGCGGGCCGGCCTTCCCGTGACCGCCGAGGCCACCCCCCACCACCTCACCCTCACCGAGGAGCGCCTCCGCTCCCTGGACCCCCTTTATAAGGTGGCCCCGCCCCTCCGGACGGAGGAGGACCGGGAGGCCCTTCTGGAGGGGCTTCTGGACGGAACGGTGGACGCGGTGGCCACCGACCACGCCCCCCACACCCAGGCGGAGAAGGAGATGGACCTCCTAAGGGCCCCCTTCGGGATTCCCAGCCTCGAGGTGGCCTTCCCCCTCCTCTACACCGAGCTCTACGTCAAGAGGGGCCTTCCCCTGGCGAGGCTCGTGGAGCTCTTCACCGACGGCCCCCGCAGGGTCCTGGGCCTTCCCCCCCTCCACCTGGAGGAGGGGGCCGAGGCGAGCCTGGCCCTCATAGATCCCGCCCCAAAGAGGGTGGAGCCCTCCCGCTTCGCCTCCAAGGCCCGGTACAGCCCCTGGGCGGGGTGGGTCCTGGAGGGCTGGCCCGTCCTCACCCTGGTGGAGGGCCGGGTGGTCCACCGGGTGGTGTAG